The Myotis daubentonii chromosome 9, mMyoDau2.1, whole genome shotgun sequence genome has a segment encoding these proteins:
- the IFITM10 gene encoding interferon-induced transmembrane protein 10: MVWSCLPGASPSERTGWAGSGAPGCVSVSAAGAQAAPLAASSAEASHCGSTALGAGPGCWPLCIATPVSRPCVCVGGGAGPSVGECLCADGKAMKSPQCPCQGCLKGFGVTGRQVAGGRAAGRLPRDVHVLWGCRGDAVGSQGAPSSDSSSLPPGPGPRPCPAPLGALASTTDGAQEARVPLDGAFWIPRPPAGSPKGCFACVSKPPALQAPAAPAPEPSASPPMAPTLFPMEPKSGQADSVRGAGAPQVCKHLAEKKTMTNPTTVIEIYPDTSEVNDYYLWSIFNFVYLNFCCLGFIALAYSLKVRDKKLLNDLNGAVEDAKTARLFNITSSALAASCIILVFIFLRYPLTDY, from the exons ATGGTGTGGAGCTGTCTGCCTGGCGCATCTCCGAGCGAGCGCACAGGGTGGGCCGGGTCTGGGGCGCCAGGATGTGTCAGCGTCTCCGCTGCAGGTGCCCAGGCAGCTCCGCTGGCTGCCAGCTCGGCAGAGGCCAGTCACTGTGGGTCCACCGCCCTGGGGGCCGGGCCTGGGTGCTGGCCTCTGTGTATTGCGACGCCAGTCAGCcggccttgtgtgtgtgtgggggggggtgctggCCCGTCAGTGGGTGAGTGTTTGTGCGCAGATGGCAAAGCGATGAAAAGCCCCCAATGTCCGTGCCAAGGCTGCTTGAAGGGCTTTGGTGTGACGGGGAGGCAGGTGGCCGGCGGGCGGGCAGCTGGCCGCCTCCCCAGGGACGTCCATGTCCTTTGGGGCTGCAGGGGAGACGCTGTGGGCAGCCAGGGTGCACCCAGTTCCgattcctcttccctccctccaggcccagggccccGGCCGTGCCCAGCCCCgctgggagccctggccagcaCCACGGACGGCGCCCAGGAAGCCCGCGTGCCCCTGGACGGGGCCTTCTGGATCCCCAGGCCCCCGGCAGGGTCCCCCAAGGGCTGTTTCGCCTGTGTGTCCAAGCCCCCCGCCCTGCAGGCGCCCGCAGCCCCGGCCCCTGAGCCCTCGGCCTCGCCCCCCATGGCGCCCACGCTGTTCCCCATGGAGCCCAAGAGCGGCCAGGCCGACAGCGTGCGGGGGGCCGGCGCGCCCCAGGTCTGCAAGCACCTGGCGGAGAAGAAGACCATGACCAACCCCACGACGGTCATCGAGATCTACCCCGACACCAGCGAGGTGAACGACTACTACCTGTGGTCCATCTTCAACTTCGTCTACCTCAACTTCTGCTGCCTGGGGTTCATCGCCCTGGCCTACTCCCTCAAa GTCCGGGACAAGAAGCTGCTGAACGACCTGAACGGTGCGGTGGAGGACGCCAAGACCGCCCGGCTGTTCAACATCACCAGCTCCGccctggccgcctcctgcatcaTCCTGGTCTTCATCTTCCTGCGGTACCCGCTCACCGACTACTGA
- the CTSD gene encoding cathepsin D has product MQPPRLLLLLGLLAAPGAALIRIPLHKFTSIRRTMSEVGGPVEKLIAKASTSKYAQGVPAVTGGPVPEVLKNYMDAQYYGEIGIGTPPQCFTVVFDTGSSNLWVPSIHCKLLDIACWIHHKYNSGKSSTYVENGTAFDIHYGSGSLSGYLSQDTVSVPCNSGLASLGGVKVERQVFGEATKQPGITFIAAKFDGILGMAYPRISVNNVVPVFDNLMQQKLVEKNIFSFYLNRDPSAQPGGELMLGGTDSKYYKGPIAYLNVTRKAYWQVHMDQVDVGNGLTLCKEGCEAIVDTGTSLIVGPVDEVRELQKAIGAVPLIQGEYMIPCEKVSSLPEVILKLGGKDYKLSAQDYTLKVSQGGKTICLSGFMGMDIPPPAGPLWILGDVFIGRYYTVFDREENRVGLAEAAKL; this is encoded by the exons ATGCAGCCCCCGCgcctgctgctcctcctcggcCTCCTGGCCGCGCCCGGCGCCGCGCTGATCCG AATCCCGCTGCACAAGTTTACGTCTATCCGCCGGACCATGTCGGAGGTGGGAGGCCCCGTGGAAAAACTGATCGCCAAGGCCTCCACTTCAAAATATGCCCAGGGGGTGCCCGCTGTGACCGGGGGGCCCGTCCCCGAGGTGCTCAAGAACTACATGGAc GCCCAGTACTACGGGGAGATCGGCATCGGGACGCCTCCACAGTGTTTCACTGTTGTCTTCGACACCGGCTCCTCCAACCTGTGGGTCCCGTCGATCCACTGCAAGCTGTTGGACATCGCCTGCT GGATCCACCACAAGTACAACAGCGGCAAGTCCAGCACCTACGTGGAGAATGGCACGGCCTTCGACATCCACTACGGCTCGGGCAGCCTCTCCGGGTACCTGAGCCAGGACACCGTGTCG GTGCCCTGTAATTCGGGTCTGGCATCCCTGGGCGGCGTCAAGGTGGAACGGCAGGTCTTCGGGGAGGCCACCAAGCAGCCGGGCATCACCTTCATCGCGGCCAAGTTCGACGGCATCCTGGGCATGGCCTATCCCCGCATCTCGGTCAACAACGTGGTGCCCGTCTTCGATAACCTGATGCAGCAGAAGCTGGTGGAGAAGAACATCTTCTCTTTCTACCTGAACAG GGACCCGAGTGCTCAGCCAGGGGGCGAGCTGATGCTGGGCGGCACCGACTCCAAGTACTACAAAGGCCCCATCGCCTACCTCAACGTCACCCGCAAAGCCTACTGGCAGGTCCACATGGATCA GGTCGACGTGGGCAACGGCCTGACCCTGTGCAAGGAGGGCTGTGAGGCCATCGTGGACACGGGCACCTCCCTCATTGTGGGCCCCGTGGACGAGGTGCGCGAGCTGCAGAAGGCCATCGGGGCCGTGCCGCTCATCCAGGGAGAG TACATGATCCCCTGCGAGAAGGTGTCCAGCCTCCCCGAGGTCATCCTGAAGTTGGGGGGCAAAGACTACAAGCTGAGCGCGCAGGACTACACCCTCAAG GTGTCACAGGGCGGGAAGACCATCTGCCTCAGTGGCTTCATGGGCATGGACATCCCCCCACCTGCGGGGCCGCTCTGGATCCTGGGTGACGTCTTCATCGGCCGCTACTACACCGTGTTCGACCGCGAGGAGAACCGTGTGGGCCTGGCCGAGGCCGCCAAGCTGTAG